Proteins encoded by one window of Rhodamnia argentea isolate NSW1041297 chromosome 6, ASM2092103v1, whole genome shotgun sequence:
- the LOC115748514 gene encoding putative disease resistance protein RGA4, giving the protein MAEAVIFGIAGKIVDFLVPRALEKVGNLWGVKRELAKLKDTVSTLRNVLEDAERQSYQNHQIQGWLDNMKDALYDAEDVLEEFNIEAKRRELRGHKEMMKEVRTFFSSSNQLAFKLKMSSEIKAVRERIESINAGRQFHLDEHVVDSRVEREWRKREETHSFVREVDIKGRDDDKGRVREFLLDLDVKENVSILPIVGIGGLGKTTLAQCVYNDEMVSKHFHLKMWVCVSNDFDMKKLVTNIVASAKKKPPSEAAMDQLQSELRAKIEGKRYLLVLDDLWEEDPEKWRDLKDLLVGGAKGSKVLITTRLHSVAEITGTTSPHLLGDLSESASVDLLMQIACRKEEGRHDPEKRAIAPEIARKCYGVPLVVRTVGSLLFFKKSKQEWLDFKDYELPKVSQKEDCINSTLRLSYDHLPSHLKQCFAFCSLFPKDYVMNKQTLVNLWVAEGFIQPSNRSQRLEDIANVYFMDLLCSNFFQDFKEDPYTNKETCKMHDLMHDLARSVAGTECWVAWDDRKSIHERTRHISHNISSNLMGKLPISCLKAGALRTFLSSRGYWEIERESMSEADLCQLIQSFKRLRILDLHTTNFEKLPRSIGKLKHLTYLDLSHNDELKRLPNAITRLQNLQTLILYN; this is encoded by the coding sequence ATGGCGGAAGCTGTCATCTTTGGCATTGCCGGAAAGATCGTTGATTTTCTGGTTCCTCGAGCGCTAGAAAAGGTTGGAAATTTGTGGGGCGTCAAGCGTGAGCTTGCGAAGCTCAAGGACACTGTCTCCACGCTTCGGAATGTACTGGAGGATGCAGAGCGGCAATCCTACCAGAATCACCAAATCCAAGGCTGGCTTGACAACATGAAAGACGCTTTATATGATGCGGAGGACGTGCTTGAAGAATTCAATATAGAAGCCAAGCGACGAGAGCTGCGGGGCCACAAAGAAATGATGAAGGAGGTAAGGACGTTTTTCTCCAGTTCAAACCAGCTTGCGTTTAAATTGAAGATGAGTAGCGAAATAAAAGCAGTGAGGGAAAGAATAGAATCCATTAACGCTGGTAGGCAATTCCACTTGGACGAGCACGTTGTGGATTCGcgagtagagagagagtggaggaagagagaggagacaCATTCATTTGTACGTGAGGTGGATATTAAAGGAAGAGATGACGATAAGGGGAGGGTTAGGGAGTTTTTACTGGATTTAGACGTGAAAGAAAATGTTTCCATCCTTCCAATAGTTGGCATTGGTGGGCTTGGAAAAACAACACTTGCTCAATGTGTCTATAATGATGAGATGGTAAGCAAACATTTCCACTTGAAAATGTGGGTTTGTGTCTCTAATGACTTTGACATGAAAAAGTTAGTCACAAATATCGTAGCCTCTGCGAAGAAGAAACCGCCTAGTGAGGCTGCAATGGATCAGTTGCAAAGTGAGCTGAGGGCGAAAATTGAGGGAAAGAGATATCTCTTAGTTTTAGACGACTTGTGGGAGGAAGACCCAGAAAAATGGCGGGACTTGAAAGACTTATTGGTGGGAGGCGCTAAAGGAAGCAAGGTCCTTATAACTACACGCTTGCATTCGGTTGCGGAGATCACCGGCACTACTTCGCCACATCTTCTCGGAGACTTATCGGAAAGTGCATCTGTTGATTTATTGATGCAAATTGCTTGTCGAAAAGAAGAGGGGAGACATGATCCTGAAAAGCGAGCTATCGCCCCAGAGATAGCTAGAAAGTGCTATGGGGTTCCATTGGTTGTTCGAACCGTTGGGAGTTTACTATTCTTTAAGAAATCTAAACAGGAATGGTTAGATTTTAAAGATTATGAGCTCCCAAAAGTGTCTCAGAAGGAAGATTGCATAAATTCTACTCTTAGGCTAAGTTATGACCATCTTCCTTCACATTTGAAACAGTGTTTCGCATTTTGTTCATTGTTTCCCAAAGATTATGTGATGAACAAGCAGACACTGGTCAATCTTTGGGTGGCAGAAGGATTTATCCAACCATCAAATAGAAGTCAGCGTTTAGAAGACATTGCTAATGTATATTTCATGGATCTACTTTGCAGTAACTTCTTTCAAGATTTTAAAGAAGATCCATACACGAATAAGGAGACATGCAAGATGCATGATTTGATGCATGATCTAGCACGCTCAGTTGCGGGGACCGAGTGTTGGGTGGCATGGGATGATAGGAAATCCATACATGAGAGAACTCGTCATATATCTCATAATATATCTTCCAATTTGATGGGTAAACTTCCAATCTCATGCTTGAAAGCAGGTGCACTAAGAACATTTCTGTCTTCTCGTGGATATTGGGAAATAGAACGAGAATCAATGAGTGAAGCAGATCTATGCCAACTCATTCAAAGTTTCAAGAGGTTGCGCATCTTGGATCTCCATACAACAAATTTCGAGAAGTTGCCAAGGTCCATTGGCAAGTTGAAGCATCTCACGTACCTCGATCTCTCTCACAATGATGAACTCAAAAGGCTTCCTAATGCTATTACGAGATTGCAGAATTTGCAAACGCTTATTCTCTACA